In a single window of the Campylobacter fetus subsp. testudinum 03-427 genome:
- a CDS encoding acyl-CoA thioesterase: MAENVYSDSIKDGVTVIDESLFQNSLNMPQAINTIFNGSIIDAKQNYSKTVLKTNNDMIYDDEGLIHSGFIFSAADWSAQVAVNQPFSVTIGAKVSFFAPAKVGDIIEFEAHAYFDESKKREIKVIGKIKEIKVFEGTFQIVVLEDHIFKLQKKSKEKQNEQAAQKAAK; this comes from the coding sequence ATGGCTGAAAATGTCTATAGTGATAGCATAAAAGATGGCGTAACGGTGATAGATGAAAGTCTATTTCAAAATTCTTTAAATATGCCTCAGGCGATAAATACAATCTTCAATGGAAGTATAATAGACGCTAAGCAAAACTACTCAAAAACTGTTCTAAAAACAAATAACGATATGATATATGATGATGAAGGGCTTATACATAGTGGATTTATATTTAGCGCAGCAGACTGGTCTGCTCAAGTAGCGGTAAATCAACCTTTTAGTGTCACTATAGGCGCAAAAGTAAGCTTTTTTGCTCCGGCTAAAGTAGGAGATATCATAGAATTTGAAGCACATGCGTACTTTGATGAATCAAAAAAACGAGAAATAAAAGTTATAGGAAAAATCAAAGAAATAAAAGTTTTTGAAGGAACTTTCCAAATAGTAGTTTTAGAAGATCATATATTTAAACTTCAGAAAAAAAGCAAAGAAAAACAAAATGAACAAGCAGCTCAAAAAGCTGCTAAATAG
- the argB gene encoding acetylglutamate kinase (Pfam match to PF00696.24 AA_kinase), with product MLKSIRTAEIILSALPYIQKFRDEIFVIKYGGAAQIDENLKNNFARDIVLLQLVGIKVVIVHGGGKKINSFLERLNLKSEFIDGLRVTDKDTMEVVEMTLSGLINKEITSLLNKHGARAIGVSGKDDNMLRAKSLDNGKYGFVGEITDVNENVISTIINDGLIPVIAPIAIGSEYETYNINADLCASAIASKLKARKVIFLSDIKGVLDQDEKLISKLNEASINGLKDSGVISGGMIPKIDACLECVKSGVGAAHIIDGKIPHSLLLEIFTDEGIGSVIK from the coding sequence GTGTTAAAAAGCATAAGAACAGCTGAGATAATATTAAGCGCCCTACCTTATATCCAGAAATTTAGAGATGAAATTTTTGTTATAAAATACGGTGGCGCAGCTCAAATAGATGAAAATTTAAAAAATAATTTTGCAAGAGATATTGTGCTTTTACAACTAGTAGGCATTAAAGTCGTCATCGTACATGGAGGCGGAAAAAAGATAAATTCATTTTTAGAAAGACTAAATTTAAAAAGTGAATTTATAGATGGTTTAAGAGTCACAGACAAAGATACTATGGAAGTAGTAGAAATGACCTTAAGCGGACTTATAAATAAAGAAATAACAAGTCTTTTAAACAAGCACGGCGCAAGAGCTATTGGTGTAAGCGGTAAAGATGACAATATGTTAAGGGCAAAAAGCTTAGATAATGGAAAGTACGGATTTGTAGGAGAGATAACAGACGTCAATGAAAATGTCATATCAACCATAATAAACGACGGACTCATACCAGTCATCGCACCTATTGCCATAGGAAGCGAGTATGAAACATATAACATAAACGCAGATCTTTGCGCAAGTGCTATAGCTAGTAAATTAAAAGCTAGAAAAGTTATATTTTTAAGCGATATTAAGGGGGTGTTAGATCAAGATGAAAAACTTATCAGCAAGCTAAACGAAGCTTCTATAAATGGGTTAAAAGATAGTGGAGTGATCAGCGGCGGAATGATACCAAAAATAGATGCTTGCTTAGAATGTGTAAAAAGTGGAGTCGGTGCAGCACATATAATAGACGGAAAAATTCCTCACTCTTTGCTGCTGGAAATATTTACAGATGAAGGTATAGGGAGCGTTATAAAATGA
- a CDS encoding metallo-beta-lactamase family protein (Pfam match to PF00753.23 Lactamase_B) yields the protein MQILSKSFGIYDTNCYILIKESGEVIVDPGDGALEWVSKVCKNPLAILNTHGHFDHIYDDNAIRDKFKIPIYIPKDDAFLCEQDPFAYLQTTFKPDFLVEDSQSIEIGDFKFTFHHFAGHTPGCSMIEIEGVMFSGDFIFKNSIGRYDFPFSNAVEMRKSLERVLNFKDFKLYPGHGDQTSLESEKRNLKRWMQAI from the coding sequence ATGCAAATTTTATCAAAATCTTTTGGAATTTATGATACAAATTGTTACATTTTAATAAAAGAATCTGGCGAGGTTATAGTTGATCCGGGCGATGGAGCTCTTGAATGGGTGAGTAAAGTTTGCAAAAATCCGCTTGCTATTTTAAATACTCATGGGCATTTTGATCATATTTATGATGATAATGCGATAAGGGATAAATTTAAAATACCTATTTATATACCAAAAGACGACGCTTTTTTATGCGAACAAGATCCGTTTGCATATCTGCAAACTACTTTTAAACCTGATTTTTTGGTAGAAGATAGTCAAAGTATCGAAATAGGCGATTTTAAATTTACATTTCATCATTTTGCAGGTCATACTCCTGGATGTTCTATGATAGAGATAGAAGGTGTTATGTTTAGTGGCGATTTTATATTTAAAAATTCTATTGGGAGATATGATTTTCCTTTTTCAAATGCTGTTGAAATGAGAAAAAGCCTTGAGAGGGTTTTAAATTTCAAAGATTTCAAGCTATATCCGGGGCACGGAGATCAAACAAGCTTAGAGAGTGAAAAACGAAATTTAAAACGCTGGATGCAAGCTATTTAG
- the cmoB gene encoding tRNA (cmo5U34)-carboxymethyltransferase (Pfam match to PF08003.7 Methyltransf_9), whose product MNLVNNANKELFEKINNLKNYSCKVKLSDAIEIQIDDFDDSVIELAKDLKPWRKGPFKLNTTLIDSEWQSFIKFNGLKPFLNLKDKVVADVGCNNGYYMFKMLELEPKSIVGFDPSVLSFLQFSFINHFVKSNIKFELLGVQDLPNYNIKFDTILCLGVLYHRSDPIKTLKELKSSLNQDGEVFIDTMFIERDDEFVLSPKSTYSKIPNIYFIPSIKALRNWCERAKFKTFDILSIKNTDFNEQRKTQWIYGESLENFLDPNDPRLTIEGYPAPKRVYVRLS is encoded by the coding sequence ATGAATCTAGTAAATAATGCAAACAAAGAGCTTTTTGAAAAAATAAATAATCTTAAAAATTACAGCTGCAAAGTTAAGCTCAGCGATGCCATAGAAATACAAATAGATGATTTCGATGATAGCGTAATAGAACTTGCAAAAGATCTAAAACCGTGGAGAAAAGGTCCTTTTAAACTAAATACTACACTCATAGATAGCGAATGGCAAAGCTTTATCAAATTCAATGGGCTCAAGCCTTTTTTAAATTTAAAAGATAAAGTTGTAGCTGATGTGGGCTGCAATAACGGATATTATATGTTTAAAATGTTAGAACTTGAGCCAAAAAGCATAGTAGGATTTGATCCTAGCGTGCTTAGCTTTTTGCAATTTAGTTTTATAAATCATTTTGTGAAATCAAATATCAAATTTGAACTTCTTGGAGTGCAAGATTTACCTAATTATAATATCAAATTTGATACGATACTCTGTCTTGGAGTTTTATATCATAGAAGCGATCCTATAAAAACGTTAAAAGAGTTAAAAAGTAGCTTAAATCAAGACGGTGAAGTATTTATAGATACTATGTTTATAGAACGAGACGATGAGTTTGTCTTAAGTCCCAAAAGCACCTACTCAAAGATACCAAATATCTATTTTATACCTAGTATAAAAGCTCTTAGAAACTGGTGTGAAAGGGCTAAATTTAAAACTTTTGATATACTCAGTATAAAAAATACAGATTTTAACGAGCAGAGAAAAACGCAGTGGATATATGGAGAAAGCTTGGAAAACTTTTTAGATCCAAACGATCCTAGATTAACTATAGAAGGTTATCCTGCTCCAAAACGTGTTTATGTAAGATTAAGTTAA
- the nadE gene encoding NAD synthetase, NH3-dependent (Pfam match to PF02540.13 NAD_synthase) has protein sequence MKDFKFLENKLLCFLDKYLKQSGASGFSIGVSGGLDSAIVATLCSKVAKTHALLMPTNSSNNLNLEDGLILCEKLDLEYEVINIEPILQSFMSVLDTTNKLRKANIIARVRMILLYDNSAKLGTLVVGTSNKSERLLGYGTIYGDTACALNPIGDIYKSDLFLFAKYLEIDENIINKAPSADLWEGQKDEDEIGFAYSIVDAVLKEFEKTSQRENLYAIFDRNLVDSVLNRVEKNSFKLNPVPIANIS, from the coding sequence ATGAAAGATTTTAAATTTTTAGAAAATAAATTATTATGCTTTTTAGATAAATATCTAAAACAATCTGGGGCTAGTGGATTTAGTATAGGAGTAAGCGGCGGACTTGACTCTGCCATAGTCGCTACTTTATGTTCAAAAGTAGCCAAAACTCACGCTCTTTTAATGCCTACAAATAGTTCAAATAATCTAAATTTAGAAGATGGTTTAATCCTATGCGAAAAGCTTGATTTAGAGTATGAAGTTATAAATATAGAACCGATCTTACAAAGCTTTATGTCTGTTTTAGATACTACAAACAAACTAAGAAAAGCCAATATAATAGCAAGAGTTAGAATGATACTGCTATACGACAACTCAGCTAAACTAGGTACATTAGTAGTAGGAACAAGCAATAAAAGCGAGAGGCTACTAGGCTATGGAACTATATATGGAGATACTGCTTGCGCACTAAATCCTATCGGGGATATTTATAAAAGTGACCTATTTTTGTTTGCGAAATACTTAGAAATAGACGAAAACATAATAAACAAAGCCCCAAGCGCAGATCTTTGGGAAGGTCAAAAAGACGAAGATGAGATAGGTTTTGCTTATTCTATCGTCGATGCCGTGTTAAAAGAATTTGAAAAAACGTCTCAAAGAGAGAATTTATACGCTATTTTTGATAGAAATTTAGTAGATAGCGTACTTAATAGAGTAGAAAAAAATAGCTTTAAGCTAAATCCGGTACCGATTGCAAATATCAGTTAA
- a CDS encoding aminotransferase, DegT/DnrJ/EryC1/StrS family (Pfam match to PF01041.13 DegT_DnrJ_EryC1), with amino-acid sequence MRDIAFFRPYITEREHELVKESLDKNAVYMVTNLEDKIKKYFGVKHVITTNNGTAANHLALCAMDLKRGDKIICSVNAFPSIAQVIRHFDAEPIFVDIDEDDFNISPVELEKVLKEQKHKKLKAAFVTHVAGQSADMDTIYALAKENGIKIIDDASRAMGATYKGKLIGNLDSYMSCFQINPQVQHAIASTGIILTNDDEMAKRARLIRNHAIVNDSFDKDGNLGYVYDVVDIGQKYDLNSLCAAFSIAQFEKLEMFIRRRKEIAAIYNEELKACPHITTPVIKRDHVYNQYIIKVDKNRDGFARELKDAGIHTGLHYIPLHLLSYYKTKYNLRVNDFPKALKVYQQVLSLPIYAAMSNDEVKYVCDTIKSVAKTRV; translated from the coding sequence ATGAGAGATATAGCATTTTTTAGACCATACATTACCGAAAGAGAACATGAATTAGTAAAAGAGAGTCTTGATAAAAACGCCGTTTATATGGTGACAAATTTAGAAGATAAGATAAAGAAGTATTTCGGAGTAAAACACGTCATAACTACAAATAACGGAACCGCAGCAAATCATTTAGCACTTTGTGCTATGGATCTTAAAAGAGGAGATAAGATAATTTGCTCGGTAAATGCTTTTCCTAGCATAGCTCAAGTCATTCGTCATTTTGATGCTGAGCCGATATTTGTGGATATAGATGAAGATGATTTTAACATAAGTCCAGTTGAGCTAGAAAAAGTATTAAAAGAGCAAAAACATAAAAAACTAAAGGCTGCTTTCGTAACTCACGTCGCAGGACAAAGTGCGGATATGGACACTATATATGCTTTAGCAAAAGAAAACGGTATAAAAATCATAGATGATGCTAGTCGCGCTATGGGCGCTACATATAAAGGCAAACTTATAGGAAATTTAGACTCATATATGTCTTGCTTTCAGATAAATCCTCAAGTACAGCACGCCATTGCATCAACTGGTATTATATTAACAAATGATGATGAAATGGCAAAACGCGCCAGACTCATAAGAAATCACGCAATAGTAAATGACAGCTTTGATAAAGATGGAAACTTAGGATACGTTTATGACGTAGTAGATATAGGACAAAAATATGATTTAAACTCTCTTTGCGCTGCTTTTAGTATAGCTCAATTTGAGAAACTAGAGATGTTTATAAGAAGACGCAAAGAGATAGCAGCGATATATAATGAAGAGTTAAAAGCATGCCCTCATATAACTACTCCTGTTATAAAAAGAGATCATGTATATAATCAATACATAATAAAAGTAGATAAAAACAGAGATGGTTTTGCAAGAGAGCTAAAAGATGCGGGAATTCATACAGGTCTTCACTACATACCACTTCATCTGCTAAGCTATTACAAAACAAAATACAATCTTAGGGTAAATGATTTCCCAAAAGCATTAAAAGTATATCAACAAGTACTATCTTTGCCTATCTATGCCGCTATGAGTAATGATGAAGTAAAATATGTCTGCGATACAATAAAATCAGTAGCAAAAACTCGTGTTTGA
- the kdsB gene encoding 3-deoxy-D-manno-octulosonate cytidylyltransferase (Pfam match to PF02348.15 CTP_transf_3): MIIIPARLASTRFEHKILRTIDGVPMFVKTAMNAKNADSVLIACDDEQVANIAKNYGLNAVLTNITHESGTDRINEAANKFNLKDDEIIINVQADEPFFEVENLIKFKDFARKAIESGSFMASCFKLVNKQEAQNPNLVKVVLDTNDNALYFSRSLLPYPRSECEVFKAHIGIYAYSVANLKEFCTLKTKELESIEKLEQLRALQSGKKIKMMQIETQSIGIDTKEDLKAAADKFGFKIDQNQI; this comes from the coding sequence ATGATAATCATACCAGCTCGCCTTGCTTCGACTCGTTTTGAACATAAAATTCTAAGAACCATTGATGGCGTTCCTATGTTTGTAAAAACTGCTATGAACGCCAAAAATGCGGATAGCGTGTTAATAGCCTGCGACGATGAACAAGTAGCAAACATAGCAAAAAATTATGGTTTAAACGCTGTTTTGACAAACATAACTCACGAAAGTGGAACCGACCGCATAAATGAAGCAGCGAATAAATTCAATCTAAAAGATGATGAAATCATCATAAACGTTCAAGCTGACGAGCCGTTTTTTGAAGTGGAGAATTTGATTAAATTTAAAGATTTTGCAAGAAAAGCCATTGAAAGTGGTTCGTTTATGGCTAGCTGTTTTAAGCTAGTAAATAAACAAGAAGCGCAAAATCCAAATTTAGTAAAAGTTGTGCTAGATACAAACGATAACGCTCTATATTTTTCACGCTCACTTTTGCCGTATCCCAGAAGCGAGTGTGAAGTTTTCAAAGCTCATATAGGAATTTATGCATATAGTGTAGCAAATTTAAAAGAGTTTTGCACTTTAAAGACAAAAGAGTTAGAAAGTATAGAAAAACTAGAACAGCTAAGGGCTCTGCAAAGCGGCAAAAAAATCAAAATGATGCAGATAGAGACGCAAAGTATCGGGATAGACACCAAAGAGGATTTAAAAGCTGCGGCGGATAAATTCGGTTTCAAAATTGACCAAAATCAAATTTAG
- the thrC gene encoding threonine synthase (CutA1 domain) (Pfam matches to PF03091.11 CutA1, and to PF00291.21 PALP, and to PF14821.2 Thr_synth_N), which translates to MIVLSTTPDEKTAHKLAKELVDKKAAACVNFIKDMKSFYTWKSRVQNDSEVLMMIKGNYKKIKDVILKNHPYEIPEVIAIKPKKIEKSYRKWLEKSTKTSPMLVGTRLNSGEEASCVSLSEALLQPAAKHGGLYAPINLPILDDNFFKKAYKLKYDEIAMMIIKKFKFDIDKDIFKKALKRYAKFDKEAVEIKKLNKNLYINELWHGPTRAFKDMALQPFGAVLKELAKQNNKKYLIMCATSGDTGPATLNTFSDVQNIKVVCIYPKDGTSEVQRLQMVNQKGANLKSIGIKGNFDDAQKALKTLLNDKSFKNELSNLGLNLSAANSVNFGRILFQIIYHIYVCIKINSNKKPIDIVVPSGNFGNALGAYYAKKMGANIGKIKIASNANNILTELFTTGIYDLQNKKLIQTISPAMDILISSNVERLLFDKFGSIRTKELMDSLKSSGLYKLTKEELDELKADFEADFCSDEECENYIKNVSSKGILIDPHTATCLKLVDNDKLSVITSTAQWVKFTPSMIKAIKNRPTKDELADMKELAKEFNVKIPKSILELFSQKELHKEIIEQDKIKSNIINWLKK; encoded by the coding sequence ATGATAGTATTAAGTACAACACCAGATGAGAAAACAGCACATAAGTTAGCCAAAGAGTTAGTAGATAAAAAAGCTGCTGCTTGCGTGAATTTTATAAAAGATATGAAAAGTTTTTATACTTGGAAAAGCAGAGTACAAAATGATTCTGAAGTTCTTATGATGATAAAAGGAAATTATAAAAAAATAAAAGATGTTATTTTAAAAAATCACCCTTATGAAATACCAGAAGTCATAGCCATAAAACCTAAAAAAATAGAAAAAAGCTATAGAAAATGGTTAGAAAAAAGTACAAAAACATCGCCTATGTTAGTAGGTACAAGGCTAAATAGCGGTGAAGAAGCTTCTTGTGTTAGTTTAAGCGAAGCTCTATTGCAACCAGCAGCGAAGCATGGCGGACTTTACGCGCCTATAAATTTACCTATTTTAGATGATAACTTTTTCAAAAAGGCATACAAATTAAAGTATGATGAGATAGCTATGATGATCATTAAAAAGTTTAAATTTGATATAGACAAAGATATTTTTAAAAAAGCATTAAAAAGATATGCTAAATTTGATAAAGAAGCAGTGGAGATAAAAAAATTAAATAAAAATTTATATATAAATGAACTATGGCACGGACCTACAAGAGCATTCAAAGATATGGCGCTTCAGCCTTTTGGTGCAGTTTTAAAAGAGCTTGCTAAACAAAATAATAAAAAATATCTCATTATGTGTGCAACAAGCGGCGATACTGGACCTGCGACACTTAACACATTTAGCGACGTTCAAAATATAAAAGTCGTATGCATATATCCAAAAGACGGCACAAGCGAAGTTCAACGCTTACAAATGGTAAATCAAAAAGGTGCAAATTTAAAATCCATAGGCATAAAAGGTAACTTTGATGATGCTCAAAAAGCTTTAAAAACGCTATTAAACGATAAATCTTTTAAAAACGAACTATCAAATTTAGGGCTTAATTTAAGTGCTGCAAATTCTGTGAATTTTGGAAGAATTTTATTTCAGATTATTTATCATATCTATGTTTGTATAAAAATAAATAGCAATAAAAAGCCGATAGATATCGTTGTTCCAAGTGGTAATTTCGGTAATGCTTTAGGGGCGTATTACGCTAAAAAAATGGGTGCAAACATAGGAAAAATAAAAATCGCTTCAAACGCAAATAATATCCTAACAGAACTTTTCACAACAGGAATTTATGACCTACAAAATAAAAAATTGATTCAAACCATAAGCCCTGCGATGGATATACTAATTAGCTCAAATGTTGAAAGACTTCTATTTGATAAGTTTGGAAGCATCAGAACAAAAGAGCTTATGGATAGTTTGAAAAGCAGTGGATTATATAAACTAACTAAAGAAGAGCTTGATGAGCTAAAAGCTGACTTTGAAGCTGACTTTTGTAGCGATGAAGAGTGTGAAAATTATATAAAAAACGTTTCAAGCAAAGGTATTTTGATAGATCCACATACAGCAACTTGCCTAAAACTAGTTGATAATGATAAACTTAGCGTGATAACATCTACAGCTCAATGGGTGAAATTTACTCCAAGTATGATAAAAGCTATCAAAAATAGACCTACAAAAGATGAATTAGCCGACATGAAAGAGCTTGCAAAAGAGTTTAATGTAAAAATTCCAAAATCTATCTTAGAGTTATTTTCACAAAAAGAACTTCATAAAGAGATTATAGAACAAGATAAGATAAAATCAAACATTATAAATTGGCTTAAAAAATGA
- the lpxK gene encoding tetraacyldisaccharide 4'-kinase (Pfam matches to PF02606.10 LpxK, and to PF02606.10 LpxK): MFERKLHSWINRYFYRPRYLETLISMVLSPLALIYYVLVVIKFKLSKQIKFDIPIISIGNLIVGGTGKTPLTKAIFNQYNTKFRTFIISRGYKRSSKGMLKVCIDGEILCSVDESGDEAMEYALSLKNANIIVSENRKLAINEAIKCGAELVLLDDGFGKFDIFKFNIILKPAIEPVFNLVLPSGAYRYPKSFYNFADFIPTKDDIISSNHIINKTTNMVLVTAIANPLRLKNIFDNCLGVELFEDHHKFTKSEIENIFKKWNTTTILVTQKDYVKIRDFGFNVSILELHTEISSQFKLKLDEFIDNYKQNMIK; encoded by the coding sequence GTGTTTGAGAGAAAACTGCATAGCTGGATAAATAGATATTTCTATCGTCCAAGGTATCTTGAAACGCTAATTTCTATGGTTTTAAGCCCACTAGCTTTGATATATTATGTTTTAGTAGTTATCAAATTTAAACTCTCAAAACAGATTAAATTTGATATACCTATAATAAGCATTGGAAATTTAATAGTCGGTGGCACGGGCAAAACTCCACTTACAAAAGCTATTTTTAATCAATACAATACCAAATTTAGAACTTTTATCATATCAAGAGGATATAAAAGAAGTAGCAAAGGTATGCTAAAAGTCTGCATAGACGGTGAGATACTATGCAGCGTAGATGAGAGCGGCGATGAAGCTATGGAGTATGCGCTCAGTCTTAAAAATGCAAACATCATAGTAAGCGAAAATAGAAAATTAGCCATTAATGAAGCGATAAAATGCGGCGCAGAGCTTGTTTTGCTTGATGATGGATTTGGAAAGTTTGATATTTTTAAATTTAATATTATTTTAAAACCCGCTATAGAACCTGTTTTTAACCTAGTTTTGCCTAGCGGAGCGTATAGATATCCAAAAAGTTTTTATAATTTTGCGGATTTCATTCCAACAAAAGACGATATAATAAGCTCTAATCACATAATAAACAAAACAACAAATATGGTTTTAGTAACAGCCATTGCAAATCCGCTAAGGCTAAAAAATATATTTGATAACTGTCTTGGCGTGGAGCTGTTTGAGGATCATCACAAATTTACAAAATCCGAAATAGAAAATATATTTAAAAAATGGAATACAACAACTATTTTGGTGACTCAAAAAGATTATGTTAAAATACGAGATTTCGGCTTTAATGTTTCGATTTTAGAACTGCATACCGAAATTTCATCTCAATTCAAGCTAAAATTAGATGAGTTTATAGATAATTACAAACAAAATATGATAAAATAA
- the raiA gene encoding translation inhibitor protein RaiA (Pfam matches to PF02482.15 Ribosomal_S30AE, and to PF16321.1 Ribosom_S30AE_C), which produces MNTSIVGKQFELTQAIKNYIDNAFESLSKYNLDIISSRVIISADEKQGKKGFDVEFAINLAKKDTIVIRQKDKDLYAAIDLAVDRASKVLRRHHDKLTTHKNKDDEKASINGIVTEPHIDGVDEIVPAELELYKPIEIEEALEKLKSSGAQFYVFNDMEAKMRIIYKRNDGKFGLY; this is translated from the coding sequence CTATATAGATAATGCATTTGAGTCATTATCTAAATACAATCTTGATATTATTTCAAGTAGGGTTATCATATCAGCAGATGAAAAACAAGGTAAAAAAGGTTTTGATGTTGAATTTGCTATAAACCTTGCTAAAAAAGACACTATAGTCATAAGACAAAAAGATAAAGATCTTTACGCAGCTATCGACTTAGCAGTTGATAGAGCAAGTAAAGTTTTACGCAGACATCACGATAAACTAACAACTCATAAAAACAAAGACGATGAAAAAGCGAGTATAAATGGTATCGTAACTGAGCCTCATATAGATGGAGTAGATGAGATAGTTCCAGCTGAACTTGAGCTTTATAAACCTATCGAGATAGAAGAAGCTTTAGAAAAACTAAAAAGCTCAGGTGCGCAATTTTATGTATTTAATGATATGGAAGCTAAAATGCGTATCATTTATAAAAGAAACGACGGGAAATTTGGACTTTACTAG
- a CDS encoding aminoacyl-histidine dipeptidase (Pfam match to PF04389.13 Peptidase_M28) translates to MKVFDYFSEICSIAHCSFETDELKEYLMQFSKDSGFRVSSDEFGNIYAIKGKPNICLQAHYDMVCVGNAPNIEVIKENGFLKAKNSTLGADNGIGVAIIMEMMREFESLEVLFTNNEEVGLLGANGFNTKLVSGRILNLDSEHQDGVFIGCASGVSIFASSKIETKNETNNVYEVEISGLKGGHSGIEIVKDIPNAIKLLADFLAKNGAKIVSINGGERNNSIPVKAVATVICDDLNLKDNSLIKVKKLGKKEVLVLKNSDCILSFINSFAQGVRSYDESLKIVNESINLSIIKQDKNMLEIEFFARSMSDLGLERIKFETEVLAKMAGLDVRFAEESRAWTPKITDFAKEVLSSMQELNKNAKFEAVHAGLECGVLLSKQSGLEACSIGPNIYSPHSINERCEINSVDLISRVVKNIVRKYQN, encoded by the coding sequence ATGAAAGTTTTTGATTATTTCAGCGAAATTTGCTCCATTGCGCATTGTAGTTTTGAAACAGATGAACTAAAAGAATACTTAATGCAATTCTCAAAAGATAGCGGATTTAGAGTAAGTAGCGATGAGTTTGGCAATATATACGCTATAAAAGGCAAACCAAATATCTGTTTGCAGGCTCATTATGATATGGTTTGCGTAGGTAATGCGCCAAATATAGAGGTCATAAAAGAAAATGGTTTTTTAAAAGCAAAAAATTCAACTCTAGGTGCAGATAATGGAATCGGCGTAGCTATAATTATGGAGATGATGAGGGAATTTGAGAGTCTTGAAGTTTTATTTACAAATAATGAAGAAGTAGGGCTTCTTGGTGCAAACGGATTTAATACTAAGCTAGTAAGCGGACGCATTTTAAATTTAGACAGTGAGCATCAAGACGGCGTTTTTATAGGGTGTGCAAGCGGTGTTAGCATATTTGCTAGTTCTAAAATAGAAACAAAAAATGAAACAAATAATGTCTATGAAGTAGAAATAAGCGGATTAAAAGGCGGTCACAGCGGTATAGAGATAGTAAAAGATATACCAAATGCTATAAAACTTTTAGCTGATTTTTTAGCTAAAAATGGAGCAAAGATAGTTAGTATAAATGGTGGCGAAAGAAACAACTCTATACCGGTAAAAGCCGTTGCTACTGTGATCTGTGATGATCTAAATTTAAAAGATAATAGTTTGATAAAAGTCAAAAAATTAGGTAAAAAAGAGGTTCTTGTACTAAAAAATTCAGATTGTATCTTGAGTTTTATAAATTCATTTGCTCAAGGAGTAAGAAGTTATGATGAGAGTTTAAAAATCGTCAATGAGAGTATAAATTTGTCTATCATCAAGCAAGATAAAAATATGTTAGAAATAGAATTTTTTGCAAGATCTATGAGCGATTTGGGGCTTGAAAGAATTAAATTTGAAACGGAAGTTTTAGCTAAAATGGCTGGACTTGATGTGCGTTTTGCCGAAGAGAGCAGGGCTTGGACGCCTAAGATTACTGATTTTGCTAAAGAAGTGTTATCTTCTATGCAAGAGTTAAATAAAAATGCTAAATTTGAAGCTGTTCATGCAGGACTTGAGTGTGGAGTTTTACTATCAAAACAGAGCGGTTTAGAAGCTTGTTCGATCGGTCCAAATATCTATTCACCTCATAGTATAAATGAACGTTGTGAGATAAATTCAGTGGATTTGATAAGTAGAGTTGTAAAAAATATAGTGAGAAAATATCAAAATTAA